Proteins encoded within one genomic window of Cyprinus carpio isolate SPL01 chromosome A15, ASM1834038v1, whole genome shotgun sequence:
- the dhrs13b.1 gene encoding dehydrogenase/reductase SDR family member 13b.1: MSLQKQLVLLIRLLQQVGHCNPGIDTGILLIVLLVHFCLCCIFTFEMAEEILLIAGVAIAVLFIFRIYVRGAQCKSKAKLHGKTVIVTGSNTGIGRETAVDLARRGARVILACRSQVRGEVAVAIVQRESGSKNVVFMQLDLASLKSVRSFAETFLKTERRLDILINNAGVYMQGTTDDGLGLMFGVNHLGHFLLTNLLLDRLKECVPSRIVTVSSYLHNYGNLDFDTLRTHKEFGVGESPGSVFWIYAHSKLCNVLFTHELAKKLQGTNVTCYSLHPGAVNSDLSRNLNKMSRRLLKPIAALFFKDVEAGAQTTLHCAVQEGIESLSGRYFSNCAVQKVKAKAQDDAVAKKLWEVSETLCGLS, translated from the exons ATGTCATTACAAAAGCAACTCGTCCTGTTGATCCGGTTACTGCAACAGGTTGGGCATTGCAACCCCGGAATAGACACTGGGATATTGTTGATTGTTCTTTTAGTACACttttgtttatgttgtattttCACATTCGAAATGGCAGAAGAGATATTGTTGATCGCGGGTGTTGCGATCGCGGTGCTATTTATATTTCGTATATATGTGCGTGGGGCGCAATGCAAAAGTAAGGCAAAACTGCATGGCAAGACTGTCATCGTCACAG GTAGTAACACGGGCATCGGTAGAGAAACAGCGGTGGATTTAGCGCGGAGAGGCGCGAGAGTCATTCTGGCCTGCCGTAGCCAAGTACGCGGCGAAGTTGCTGTCGCTATTGTCCAAAGA GAAAGTGGAAGTAAAAATGTGGTGTTCATGCAGCTGGATTTGGCCAGTTTGAAGTCAGTGCGCTCCTTTGCAGAAACTTTTCTCAAGACAGAGAGAAGACTGGATATTCTCATCAACAATGCAG GAGTTTATATGCAGGGTACTACTGACGATGGTCTTGGTCTTATGTTTGGTGTCAACCACCTTGGTCACTTCCTTCTGACTAACCTGTTGTTGGACAGATTGAAAGAGTGTGTGCCAAGCCGCATTGTCACTGTATcttcatatttacataattatggGAACCTCGACTTTGACACACTTCGCACTCACAAGGAGTTTGGAGTAGGTGAGTCTCCTGGGAGTGTCTTCTGGATATATGCACACAGCAAACTGTGTAATGTGCTCTTCACACATGAGCTCGCAAAGAAGCTACAAGGAACCAACGTGACCTGTTACAGCCTCCACCCAG GCGCTGTAAACTCTGATCTGAGCcgtaatttgaataaaatgtccAGAAGGTTATTGAAACCCATCGCAGCTCTGTTCTTTAAGGATGTAGAGGCCGGTGCCCAGACGACTCTACACTGTGCTGTGCAGGAGGGCATTGAATCCCTGAGTGGCAGGTATTTCTCCAACTGTGCTGTGCAGAAAGTGAAGGCCAAGGCTCAGGATGATGCTGTGGCCAAAAAGCTATGGGAAGTGAGTGAGACATTATGCGGTCTGTCCTGA